The following coding sequences are from one Lolium rigidum isolate FL_2022 chromosome 6, APGP_CSIRO_Lrig_0.1, whole genome shotgun sequence window:
- the LOC124667614 gene encoding thiamine pyrophosphokinase 2-like isoform X2 produces the protein MSQMTSYEDDESTRNRYIPEIIEGDMDSIRPEVKRFYSCQGTKISDKSHNQETTDLHKCISSIRDRTPNHEKSNLCVLVTGALGGRFDHEAANINVLHVFSDMRIVLLSDDCLIQLLPKTHQHEIYIESSLEGPHCGLFPIGAPSTSTTTTGLKWNLSDAKMKFGSMISTSNIVDSEKVTVQSDADLLWTISLRNLT, from the exons GTATATTCCAGAAATAATTGAGGGGGATATGGATTCTATAAGGCCAGAAGTAAAAAGATTTTACTCTTGTCAG GGAACCAAAATTTCTGATAAATCCCACAACCAAGAGACAACAGATCTGCACAAATGTATTTCTAGTATCCGCGACCGCACTCCTAATCATGAAAAGTCCAAT CTCTGCGTTCTCGTTACTGGAGCACTTGGTGGAAGGTTTGATCACGAGGCTGCAAATATCAATGTTCTCCATGTGTTCTCGGACATGCGGATTGTGCTTCTCTCAGATGATTGCTTAATCCAACTTCTTCCCAAAACACATCAACATGAGATCTATATTGAGTCGTCTTTAGAAGGACCACATTGTGGACTTTTTCCAATTGGAGCACCGTCTACAAGTACTACAACGACTGGCCTCAAATGGAACCTGA GTGATGCAAAAATGAAATTCGGCAGCATGATTAGCACGTCCAACATCGTGGATTCCGAGAAAGTGACCGTGCAGTCTGATGCAGATCTTCTATGGACAATTTCTCTTCGAAATCTTACCTGA